In the Elizabethkingia bruuniana genome, TCTGATATTTCTTGGTGATTCTTCTTTTAAGCTGTTTGTTTTCAGTAAGCAAAACATTCTTCTGGTGTTGAAGTACTTTTCTGTCCAGAGCATTTCTTACACTGGTAATCAATCTGTTGATATCAATAGGCTTGGAGATAAAATCATAAGCACCATCTTTCAAACATTTTACAGCAGTATCGATGTCTGCGTGGCCTGATATCATAACAAATGTAGTATCTGGCTTTATTTCCAAAGCTTTTACTAATAGTTCATTACCCGCCATTTTCGGCATTTTAATGTCCGAAATAACTAAGGCAAAATCGTCCTTTTCGATTAATTTGAATCCCTCCAAACCATCTTCAGCAACTACGATATCATAACCTTTGCATTCATCTTCAAGAATGCTGGACAAAACGCCTGAAATAGCCTTTTCATCCTCAACAATAAGAATTTTTTGCATAGTAGCAAAGATACGGAATGCTTTTGAGTTGGGAAAGTAGGGTTGTTAAATAATTTTGTATCTGATTATTAGATTTTACCCTCCTAATTTTAGGTATTTTTAGTCTCATATGTTTTTGAGAAATTTGAATAACGACAATTTTTATGAAAATCATAAAATATAAAAGGAATAGTGCAGTACAAAGGATCATAATTTTTATCCTTTTCACTTTCTTGCAGACAAATATCTCCGGACAATATTATAAAAATACAGATAGTTTACTGCGGATTCTGAAAGTTGCTAAAAGTGACACCTCCAGAATTGTTGTTATGGGCAAACTATCTAAAGCATATTTTTCGCAAAATGATTCTGCCAGGGCTTTTACATATGCTTATAGAGCGCATGCATTAGCCCGCCAGAACTCTTTTATACTTTATAAAGCCTATGCAGACCAAACTATTAATTATTTGCATACGGGGCTTATGCATAAGGACAGTACATTTTTTTACAGCAATAAAGTACTTGCACAACTAAAGGGTAATAATTCTCCACAGGCCATAAAGCTTATTGTTCCGGCAACCAATAGTTTGGCAGTTATGTATTCTGCCAGTGGGGCTATAAGAAAGTCCACAGAACTTCTCATCTCTAATCTTCCCAGATTAGAAAAAATAAAAGATTATAAGCTACTAAGTACTACACAACATAATATTGCCCATAGTTTTCTCGATATGGGAGAATATGAAAAAGCATATTCTTATTTACAGAGAAGTTTCAATTTATTGGAAAAATATAACGGAGAACCTGGCTTAAAAGCACATTTTTATTTAACAGGAGCTACTGTGCTGTATAATATGGATAGCATTAGCAGAATGGGAGAGTATCTTGATAAAGCAAAAATAAATATAGATAAGATAGATACTCCAATGATTAGTTTTGGAAGATATTATGCCTACAGAGCTAAATATTATGCTAAAAAAAATCGAATTAAAGAGGCAGAAGCGATGTTGAATAAAGCCTTTGTAGAATATCATAAATTCAACACAAAGTATCATTATTATGACGTATACTGGGCAAAGGAGGAGATAGTAGTGGCAAAAGGAGATTATGTACAGGCTAGAGAAATTTCAAAAGATATTTATCAAAAAGCTATTGCGGATAAATATGATGAATCGGCTTTAGCTGCTTCTAAAAAGATATCAGAATATTCAAGGCGTCTGGGAGATTATAAAACAGCCTATCAGTATCTGAAAAAGTATACTGCATATGAAGACAGCATCAAACGTGAGAAGACTATAGTAGAAGTGCATGATTTGGAAACTAAATACAAAACTTCTGAAAAAGAAAAACAGATTGCAATGCTTCAGTCAGAAAGAAAACAAGCTCTTTTACAGAATAAGAATCAACAATTATTGAATTGGCTCTTAAGTGTAGGATCTGTTATATTTCTTCTCATTATTGTATTCTTAATTTATTTAGTCAAAAATAATAAAAAGCATAATGCACAGAAGCTGAAGGAAGTGGAAAACCAACAGCAGCTTAAAATGGCTCAGGCTATGCTGGAAGGTGAAGAACGTGAACGTGAACGAGTGGCTCGTGATCTGCATGATGGATTAGGGGGAGCTTTATCCGGAATTAAACTAAAGTTATCCGGACAGCAGAAAAAGGAAAGTATCCCCGTAATAGACCATGTTATCCTACAGTTGGAAGACTCTATAAACGAGCTTAGAAATATCTCGCGAAATCTGATGCCGGAAGCATTGCTAAGATCAGGACTTGAAGTGGCGTTACATGACCTATGTATTTCTATGACAAGAGAGGATATGTTGATAGAGTTTCAGTCGGCCGGGATTCATAAAGAAAATCCGCTTAGCAGCCAGGTTAACATTTATCGTATTATTCAGGAGCTCTTATCCAACGCTATCCAACATAGTGGAGCAGATAAGATTCTTTTACAATGCATCCAGGAAGAAAAACGCTTTTATATAACAATAGAGGATAATGGTTGCGGATTCGATTCCGGTAATATCCAGAATGCAAAAGGGCTGGGATGGAGCAATATCCAAAATCGCGTAAACTACATGAAAGGAAAGATGGATGTAGATTCTATTATTCATCAGGGAACCACAATTAACATAGAACTTAATATTTGATATGAAAAGTATTATAGCAGTTGTAGACGATCATCCTATTGTTACAGAAGGAGTAAGATCGCTTTTGGAGGAAAATAAAGCTGGTAAACATATTATAAGTTTTACAAAAGGCAAAGATCTGCTTGTTTATCTACAGCAAAATACTATAGATATTATATTACTGGACATAATATTACCCGATCTGGATGGCATGGATCTTTGTAAAGCAATAAAAGAAATCGCTCCACAGACAATTATTGTAGGATTCAGTAATCAGGCAGAAAGAAGTATTATTTTACAACTCTTACAAAACGGAGCTTCGGGTTATTTGTTGAAAAGTGCTTCTGCTGATGAGTTGCTTAATGGAATAAAGCAGGTGCTGCAAGGTGAAATTGTACTGTGTAGTGAAGCAAAAAAAGTTATGGCAGCGGCGCAATTTCCGGAACATAAAAGAAAGGTATTGCCTTCTATCACCCGTCGGGAGAAACAACTTCTTCAGTTGTTGGCAGAAGGAAAGACTACTGTAACTATAGCTGATGAATTGTTTCTTAGTCGTTTTACAGTAGATACCTATCGTAAAAATCTCTTGCAAAAATTTGAAGTGAAAAATACCACAGAACTTTTAATGCTGCTGGTTCAGGAAAAGCTCATTTAATTTTTCAGCAACCTCCTAATGATAGGAGGTATAAAAAGCCGATAAATAGGTATTGTATCCCCACTTACGGGGATATAATTTTGTTATGACCAATCGTAAGAACCCAGAAACTAAATAACAAAATTATCGAGATGAAAAAGACACTTTTTTTGAGTATTGCTCTTACTCTAATGGGCATCTCTCTAACACAGGCACAAAGTCTGTTTGATAAAATAGACAATATAGCCAATCAGGTGAACCGGGCTGCGAATACTACTGAAGGTGCTGCCAAAACCGGAGGAGGAATTCTCTCCTTATTTGGTAAAAAAGGGAAAGCTAAAACAACAGGCAATCAAACTAATATTCTGATTACAGGCGGAAATCTTGCTTATGTAAAAAAACTAAATACGCTTATACAAAGTATAGATGGCGTTACTGAAAGCCAAATGAAATTTAATGCTGAACAATCTGCTATAACGTTATTGTATAGTGGATCTACAGAAGATCTGCTGTCTAAAATTCAAGAAAAAAGCAAGGATATAGTGAAAGATGAATATGTAACAGGAATAGAGCAGGGCACATTGAATATTAAACTAAAATAAAAATTTAAAATTTACAATTATGAAAAAAAATGGAATGAAGAAATTAATGCTTGGGGCAGCATTAGTATTAAGTACTGGTATATTTTTTATCGGCTGTAAAAGCAGTAATGATTCAGATAATAATCCTTCCGGTAGTATAGATCCTGTTGTAGGAACTTTTAAAGGAACTATTGAAGATGGTGAAAATGCTGATATAAAATATTATAACGCTGTTGTTATAGTTAGCAAGGTAGATGATTCCCGTGTAAAGGTAACACCAAAATCAGGTGAAGCTTATTCCGGTTATACCGCAAAAACCATAAAAGTTGCTAACCCTGTAGGGGCAAGTGTTGTAGGTGTAGACGAGCAAGGGAGTGTATCATATCTTATTGATACAAAATCTCTTAATGTAGGTACTGAGAAAAACTCAGCACAGGATAAAATTTACATTTTTAATGGTTCGAAGCAATAAAATTAGGATCATGTCATAGATTGGATTACACAGCAAAACAAACGATTGATCAGATTTTTGTATGATGAAAAAAATTGGTCATCAGGAGACTTTTGAAAAGTTTCTAAAAAGATCCCCGGCTTAGTACCGGGGATTTTTATCGACAATATCATTAATGACTTTTGCAATCCGTTCTGCTTTGGTTTGCTCTGATTTTGCAGAATATATCCATTCCGTGATTGTTTTCTTTTCACCATCAGTATAAGCCTTAAATATATTGAATACATAAGGCTCTTCCAAAAGGCAGAGCTCTAGTTCCTCAGGTATTTCATAAGGATTACGATCCTCATATAGTATGATATGAACATAATCTCCTTCCTGTTTTTTTATTTTTTTTCTGATTTCAGCTTTTATTGGTAAAAATAAACGACCGTTTCCCATAGGCTGCAGATTATAATTTTTAATCTCATAACCGTCAATTGTTCCGCATACTTTTACCCATCCAAATGGTGTATTTTGGCCTGGTGGTATTTCAGGGAGCCTTACAAAAGTCCATCCGCCTTTTCCGCTGAATTTTTCCAGAAGATATATTTTATCTGTTAAAAGAATCATACTATGTATATATCTGCAAAAATAATGTGGTGGAAAGACAACAGTATGTCAGGAATTACCGGATTAACTGTGATCCTGCAAAAATATATTCTGATGCACCCACAGAGCTTCGTCCTCCGGAGTTACTTTGTCTGTTGTACTGTCAGTTCTGCTAAAAGTTGCAGCAGGATAATCGTATGGTAGACTTTCGTTGTAATAAGGTCCCACCACACCAAGCATCCACCCATTTTCGGCAGCCCAGTGAGGTTCGTTTATTCTGTATCTGAAAACTTCATAATGGAAAGCATCATCATCTTCGTCTGAATTGATGCTTACCCGTTGCAGGTATTCCAATTCGTCGGGAAAAGCATTAAGTTCGGTAGGATAGACCAGCCAATTAACCAGATTAGATTCGGCTGCTTTCTCAATGGTGTAAAATTCCTTTGGAAACAGATCTGTTTTATTGTATTCATCCAAAAGCTGGTAAGTAAGCTCACGGGTAGAAGGTTTAACTGCAAAAGGGTAGACGTCCTGTTCGGTAATCGTTTTATCACTATCCAAAAGATTCTGAAGCTCCTGTATAGGCTTGTAGGTTCCCCAGGACTTCATCCATTGATAAAACTCTGCTTTATAACTATTATCGTTTAATCGGGAAATCAGATTTCTGATGTACTTGCTGTTAATCTCATAATCAGAAATTGTAAATGTTAGAAATACTTCTTTTCCGGTAATCTGAGTGAAGAAGTTTTCCTGTTTTAATTTTTCCAGGACTTCAACACAGGTTTCATAAAGTTTGTCTTGAAAATCCAAAAACCAGTCGTCATTATCGCCATGTTTGTCCAGCTCTTCTCTTAGTAAGGTACTGATTTCGTTAAATTCCTGATCTGCACCCTGCATTTCATATTTCCATTCTGCTGGTTCAAATTTATAATAAGTGATATCGTTTGTAGGAGTTTTTTCCAGATGCTTTAGGGAATTGGCAGAAGGACAAACAGTCATAGCGCCTTCATCACTGTATAGCGCAAAAGCATAAAGACCTTCCGATCCTGCTTTATCATAAATTTCTAAAAATGCTTTTTTAGTAGCAATTTCTATTTTGTGTTTTAGTGTTTCAAAATTCATATTGACTTTTTGGAGGTAACTAAAATACGAAAAATTCAATGTGATAAATGCAGGCAGAGAATTAATAAATAAAAGCCTCACCAAAGTTTCAAAAACACTGATAAGGCTATATACCAATACCAAAGTATTGGTGCAACATAAATTGAACTTCAGATTACTTTTCCGAATGGAGGCCAATTCTGTTTCCTTCAGAATCCAGTATAAATGCAATAAGTCCGGCTTTAATATTTATGACTGGTGATAAAAGCTCCCCGCCTGCAGCCTGAACCTTATCTAAAACAGATTGAAGATCGGGACTTGCATTGATGTATACGATTGTTCCACTACGGGACGGAGAATTATTTTCAGACTCCGTGAGTACACCAGTTACTCTGCCGGATGTAGCCTGTATTACTTCCGGATTGTAAGGAAAGAAAGTAAGTGTTTCATTGGTTTCTGCAATAAATTGAGTGGTCATCTCAATATTCAGAATTGTTTCATAGAAATTTTTAGCACGCTGAGTATTGTTTACAGGGATTTCGAACCATGTAATAATATTCGTTTCTGAACTGATCTTTTGTAATTTTTGCATAATGTCTTTTTTATGAAGACAAATGTCAAAAATACCGAGGAGTATTATCTGTGACAATCGTCACAAAATTAACCGGAAATTCTCCGTTTGCGAATCCTGCTAAGGGTTTCCCTTGCAACTCCCAGAAAAGATGCCAGTTGTGAGAGTGATATTCTCCGCGTCATTTCAGGATACTTTTGTTCTATATATTCCAGACGTTCCTGTGCAGAATACAGCTTGAATAAAGTGGCAAATTTTTCCTGTTTTGTAGCGATTAAACGGACACAGTGCCTGCCAAGATTTTCAATCTCCCTGCATTCCTGTGCTGCCTGAAACAGTTTTGCTTTATCAAAAATAATAACTGTTAGCGGTTCACATGCAATAATGTTGTAGGCGGATACTTGTCCATTACCAAAGCTGTCTACATTTGTGGCGATTTCGTTTTCAAAGAAAAACTCCGTGTTCTTATCTGTTCCGTTAACATCATAAAAGCTTCTGCAATAGCCCTTTTCAATATAAAAAAGAGAATTGCAAACCTGTCCTTCCTGTAGCAATAGCTCGTTTTTTTTATATGTTTTTACAGTAAGCGCAGGCTGCAGCATTTTCCAGCTTTCGTCTGAAAACTCAGTAAGGGAGCGGATGAATTGTAAAAGAAGATTCATCTCTGGTAAATAGTTTAAATACTGTAATCTCTTGCTCCGAAAATAGAAGAACCTATTCTTACAGAAGTGGAACCGCATTCAATAGCCAGCTGATAGTCGCCGCTCATCCCCATAGACAGTGTTTCCAGTTTTTTCTGTACAGAAAGCTGATCAAAAAGCCTTTTCAAAAATAAAAACTCTCTTTTAGTTTGCTCTGTATCATCAGTAAAAGTACCAATACCCATAAGACCGGTAATTTCTATATTTTCAAAATGTCCTTGAAGATACTTCAGAAAAAGCTCTTTTGTTTCCGAAACCTCCATTCCGGTTTTGGAATCTTCTTCAGCTATTTTTACCTGAAGCAAAACTTTAATTTTACGGTTGTGTTTCGCAGCCTGTTTATTAATTTCTTCCAGTAATTTTTCAGAATCTACACTTTCAATTGTATCTACAAATTCAGCAACATATTTTACCTTGTTACTTTGCAAATGTCCTATCAGATGCCATTGGATATCATTTGGCAGTACAGGCTGTTTGGCAACCATTTCCTGAACTTTATTTTCCCCAAAAACCCGTTGACCAAGATTGTAAACTTCCTGAATAGCTTCGGCAGGATGGGTTTTGGATACTGCAACCAGTTTTACATTTGCAGGCAAGGATTGTATGATTTCTTCGTAGTTTTTCTGTATAGACATCTTTAATATTTATAATGAAAGTTCTTCTCTTTTTTTCTTTGGTAAACCTTTTACGACCTGGTCATAGGAATGCTGAATGAGTTCTTTTAAAAATTTTTCAGGAAGTTTTCCTTCAAAATTTACAGTATTCCAGTGATTTTTATTCATGTGATAACCGGGCTGTATATCGTCATACTCTTCCCGCAGATCGATAATCCGTTCCGGATCGCACTTTAGATTAACAGTGAATGCAGGACTGTCTAACCCACACAATGCAAACATCTTATCTGCTACCTTAAAGACTAATGTATCCGGACCGAAAGGAAAATCCTCGGTAACGGCTGTCATTTGCAGGCAGTATTCTCTAAAAGTTTCTATATCCATAGGAAAGAGATTTGATAATCAAAATTACCGAAATATAAAGGTATAAAGCAAATTGAATCTAAATACTCTTAAATTTTTAATGGTAAAAATTAAACCATTAAGAGATTTAGTTTCTTAAGAAGAAATATAAAAGCTTTCTGGGTTTTTGAGTAAACAGGTTTGTTAGAAAATAGACCTGTTTAAATCCATAGAGCCACAAATGCATAGCAATGAGGAGGCTTTGCTAAATGTTAGTGGCTCTGCGAACCTTTAGAATATAACATGTTAATGCTTTTTCCTCTGCGTTCAATAAAAAATATTTTGCTTATCTTTTGTAGATAGCTTCCCGGAATAATTTCATGCCCTCCGTAGCTGAAGTTTTAAAGAAATTTTTCTCGTTTGTAACGTTCTGGCTGAGGTGTGGATCAATTACAAAAATTTCACAGCCCGCCGGAACATAATGGAGCAGTGATGCTGCAGGATATACTTGTAAACTTGTACCGATTACCAGCAGGATATCTGCAGTAGAAGCTATAGTAGCTGCATTTTCCATTTCCGGAACCATTTCGCCAAACCAAACAATGTGTGGACGAAGCTGAATTCCGTTTTCATCCAGATCACCCAGATTCAGATCACCTTCCCATGGAATAATGCTTTCCTCATCATTTACAGGTCTTGCTTTTTTTAATTCTCCATGTAAATGTATAATGTTTTCGGAGCCAGCCCTCTCATGCAGATCATCTACATTCTGAGTAATAATATGTACATCAAAATCTTTCTGAAGCTCGGCCAGAATATTGTGTGCTTCATTTGGTTGAACCTCACTGAGCTGACGCCGGCGTAGATTGTAAAACTCCAATACAAGTTCCGGATTTCTGGCAAAACCTTCAGGACTTGCTACATCTTCTATTTTATGATTTTCCCAGAGCCCGTTTGAGTCTCTGAATGTTTTGATACCGCTTTCAGCACTGATGCCGGCACCGGAGAGAACAACTATTTTTTTCATAGGAAATTTTTAGGTCTGTGAGATTTAGTTATAATTATTTATTTTTTTTAATTGTAATGTCATCCAGTAATACCGCTGAATTACCCGTGTTTTTTACAGAAATACGTATTGTTTTCATATTGTAGGCCTGGTCTTTTCCTGTCATGAAATCAATTTGTTGTTTAGAGTAATTACTATTTCCTGTAAATTCTGATTTTTTAATTGAAGACAATGCCCCTGAAACAGGTGTTACATCATCAATATCAACATTTATATTACCTTTATTTTTAACGAATAATTCCAGCTGGTAAGAAGTACTGTGATTTAAATAAACATACTGTTCAATGCTTTGTTCTGGACCCAGGAGAACAGCTGTACTATTTTTAATACCTTTTTGTGGTGCTAAAGTTCCATTTCCTTCCCAAGGTATCAGACTTCCGCTGTCCTCAAAGCCGGGATCAGGAAGCTCATTTCCTTTTTCCAATGGCCAGTTATAAGCACGAATATAGTCAACATCCATATTTACCTGTCCTTTGGCACCGTAGCTTCCCAGAAATACATTCATAAAATGATTGGGAGAGTAGATCTGATGCTTGTCGGTATAAGCTTTAATCAATTTTCCGTTAATATAGTGCTTGATACTGGTAGGTGTCCACAAAATACCATGTGTTACCCATTTATTGATATGATCAATTCCCTCGGCGATATGAGTTGCAAGATTGCGCTGAAAAACACCTTTTTGGTCTACATGGCCATGAAGTACAAACTGAGCATTAAGATATTCGAATACATCGATCTCAAAAAGTTGTCCTTTAGGTCTTATTCCTTCAGTACCGTTCAGATTTGTGCCCTGTTCCAGATAATAACGTAAGTCAGGGCCTGGCGAATCGAACCAGAATGCAGTATTAGTGCCTTCTGGATTCCCGCTGCTGTTTCGTCTTACCTTCACTTCAAAATAACCACCGCGACTATTGTCTAAAAGATTTTCGTTGCTTTTCCAATCGTAGGTTTGTATTGAAGATATCTTTTGTCCTCCTTTTGGATTATAAGATCGTTTGGGAAGAGTATCGCTGACATATAGATTGATAAATTTACCATTAAGGGTGTATGCAGGTTGTGGCAGCTGGCCGGCTAACATTTCTTTTTTAGATTCTTCTGAAGTATAATTGAGAGAAGAGAAGTAATTGGTGGTCCATTTATTTTTATTCAGAAGTTTATCATTGAATTCATCCTGCCAGAAAATTTTCATGCCTTGGGGAACGGCTTCGGAGCTTGGATTGGTATTTAATTCTCTTAATTCCGAAGTATCTAAAGTCCATTTTTTAGTAGTTCTTACGGTTTGCTTTTGTAATCCCTGTGGTGTTTCTGCCCATACATAATACAAGGTTTCTGGTTTTACATTCTGTATGTAGAAAGCTTCACTGTTATTGATTGTTGCATTGGGTGAGGCTGGTTTTGTATTTTCTGTAGACCAATACAGTTTGGAGCTGGTATCTTTTTGAACAGGTAAATTTACTCGTATCCAGCTTCTTGTTCCCAGTAGCTGCAATGTATTTCCCGATTTTGCAGACTGAGCAAATATGCTTCCGGTTGGGAAGCATAATAATAGTAAGATCGTTTTTTTCATGGTATAGTTTTGATAAAATAAAAGCCGAAAAATTTTTCGGCTTTTATTTTGTTTATTTAATGCTCATAGATTTTGTTGTATAAATCTATGAACTTTTCTTTAATTATTTTTCGTTTCAGCTTTAGGGTAGGCGTTAGCAGGCCTTCATCTATACTCCAGACAATAGGAGTGAGTTCAAATTTTTTGATCTGCTCCCATTTTCCAAGATGTTTGTTCAGAGCTTCTATTTCCTGAGCGATACGCTGTTTTACATCTTCATTAGCAGCAATCTCTTCGTTGGTAGAACCAATGTTCAGTCCTTTTCTTTCGGCCCAAGCTTTTACGAACAGAAAATCTGGTTGAATAAAGGCTGCCGGCATTTTTTCGCCATCGCCAATAACCATAATCTGTTCAATAAATTTAGAAGCTTTAGCGCTGTTCTCTATAACCTGAGGTGCAATATATTTACCACCCGAAGTTTTGAACATTTCTTTCTTACGGTCGGTAATTTTTAGGAATCCTTCATCGTCAATAAATCCAATATCACCAGTTTTAAAGTATCCGTCCTCGGTAAAAGCTTCCTTAGTTTTTTCTTCATCCATGTAATAACCTTTGAATACAGAAGTTCCTTTTACCAGAATTTCTCCATCCTCAGCAATTTTTACCTCGGCATTTTCAATAGGCCAGCCTACAGTACCAAATTTTCTGTGTTTGAAACTGTTTACCGCAATTACAGGTGAAGTTTCTGTTAATCCGTAACCTTCCAGAATTGGAATGCCTGCACCGTGGAAAATTCTGTTTAATCTCGGTGACAAAGCTGCAGAACCAGAAACCAGGGCTACGATGTTACCACCTAAACCTTCTCTCCATTTTGTAAAGACTAGTTTGTCTGCGATCCATCCTTTTATACCAAGGTTTTTTCCAAGATCATAATCTTCAACGAGTGATAAGGCCCAAAGGAAGATTTTAGTTTTCATACCACCGGCAGAAGTTCCGGTATTGTAGATTTTGTCATATACTTTTTCTACCAGACGAGGTACTACAGTCATAAACTGAGGCTTTACCTCTTTAAGGTTATCACCAACTTTATCTATG is a window encoding:
- a CDS encoding sensor histidine kinase, with protein sequence MKIIKYKRNSAVQRIIIFILFTFLQTNISGQYYKNTDSLLRILKVAKSDTSRIVVMGKLSKAYFSQNDSARAFTYAYRAHALARQNSFILYKAYADQTINYLHTGLMHKDSTFFYSNKVLAQLKGNNSPQAIKLIVPATNSLAVMYSASGAIRKSTELLISNLPRLEKIKDYKLLSTTQHNIAHSFLDMGEYEKAYSYLQRSFNLLEKYNGEPGLKAHFYLTGATVLYNMDSISRMGEYLDKAKINIDKIDTPMISFGRYYAYRAKYYAKKNRIKEAEAMLNKAFVEYHKFNTKYHYYDVYWAKEEIVVAKGDYVQAREISKDIYQKAIADKYDESALAASKKISEYSRRLGDYKTAYQYLKKYTAYEDSIKREKTIVEVHDLETKYKTSEKEKQIAMLQSERKQALLQNKNQQLLNWLLSVGSVIFLLIIVFLIYLVKNNKKHNAQKLKEVENQQQLKMAQAMLEGEERERERVARDLHDGLGGALSGIKLKLSGQQKKESIPVIDHVILQLEDSINELRNISRNLMPEALLRSGLEVALHDLCISMTREDMLIEFQSAGIHKENPLSSQVNIYRIIQELLSNAIQHSGADKILLQCIQEEKRFYITIEDNGCGFDSGNIQNAKGLGWSNIQNRVNYMKGKMDVDSIIHQGTTINIELNI
- a CDS encoding response regulator transcription factor, with translation MKSIIAVVDDHPIVTEGVRSLLEENKAGKHIISFTKGKDLLVYLQQNTIDIILLDIILPDLDGMDLCKAIKEIAPQTIIVGFSNQAERSIILQLLQNGASGYLLKSASADELLNGIKQVLQGEIVLCSEAKKVMAAAQFPEHKRKVLPSITRREKQLLQLLAEGKTTVTIADELFLSRFTVDTYRKNLLQKFEVKNTTELLMLLVQEKLI
- a CDS encoding YdeI/OmpD-associated family protein, which translates into the protein MILLTDKIYLLEKFSGKGGWTFVRLPEIPPGQNTPFGWVKVCGTIDGYEIKNYNLQPMGNGRLFLPIKAEIRKKIKKQEGDYVHIILYEDRNPYEIPEELELCLLEEPYVFNIFKAYTDGEKKTITEWIYSAKSEQTKAERIAKVINDIVDKNPRY
- a CDS encoding DUF4303 domain-containing protein, coding for MNFETLKHKIEIATKKAFLEIYDKAGSEGLYAFALYSDEGAMTVCPSANSLKHLEKTPTNDITYYKFEPAEWKYEMQGADQEFNEISTLLREELDKHGDNDDWFLDFQDKLYETCVEVLEKLKQENFFTQITGKEVFLTFTISDYEINSKYIRNLISRLNDNSYKAEFYQWMKSWGTYKPIQELQNLLDSDKTITEQDVYPFAVKPSTRELTYQLLDEYNKTDLFPKEFYTIEKAAESNLVNWLVYPTELNAFPDELEYLQRVSINSDEDDDAFHYEVFRYRINEPHWAAENGWMLGVVGPYYNESLPYDYPAATFSRTDSTTDKVTPEDEALWVHQNIFLQDHS
- a CDS encoding VOC family protein; the protein is MQKLQKISSETNIITWFEIPVNNTQRAKNFYETILNIEMTTQFIAETNETLTFFPYNPEVIQATSGRVTGVLTESENNSPSRSGTIVYINASPDLQSVLDKVQAAGGELLSPVINIKAGLIAFILDSEGNRIGLHSEK
- a CDS encoding Crp/Fnr family transcriptional regulator, with protein sequence MNLLLQFIRSLTEFSDESWKMLQPALTVKTYKKNELLLQEGQVCNSLFYIEKGYCRSFYDVNGTDKNTEFFFENEIATNVDSFGNGQVSAYNIIACEPLTVIIFDKAKLFQAAQECREIENLGRHCVRLIATKQEKFATLFKLYSAQERLEYIEQKYPEMTRRISLSQLASFLGVARETLSRIRKRRISG
- a CDS encoding YggS family pyridoxal phosphate-dependent enzyme gives rise to the protein MSIQKNYEEIIQSLPANVKLVAVSKTHPAEAIQEVYNLGQRVFGENKVQEMVAKQPVLPNDIQWHLIGHLQSNKVKYVAEFVDTIESVDSEKLLEEINKQAAKHNRKIKVLLQVKIAEEDSKTGMEVSETKELFLKYLQGHFENIEITGLMGIGTFTDDTEQTKREFLFLKRLFDQLSVQKKLETLSMGMSGDYQLAIECGSTSVRIGSSIFGARDYSI
- a CDS encoding MmcQ/YjbR family DNA-binding protein, which produces MDIETFREYCLQMTAVTEDFPFGPDTLVFKVADKMFALCGLDSPAFTVNLKCDPERIIDLREEYDDIQPGYHMNKNHWNTVNFEGKLPEKFLKELIQHSYDQVVKGLPKKKREELSL
- a CDS encoding SIR2 family NAD-dependent protein deacylase, with product MKKIVVLSGAGISAESGIKTFRDSNGLWENHKIEDVASPEGFARNPELVLEFYNLRRRQLSEVQPNEAHNILAELQKDFDVHIITQNVDDLHERAGSENIIHLHGELKKARPVNDEESIIPWEGDLNLGDLDENGIQLRPHIVWFGEMVPEMENAATIASTADILLVIGTSLQVYPAASLLHYVPAGCEIFVIDPHLSQNVTNEKNFFKTSATEGMKLFREAIYKR
- a CDS encoding glycoside hydrolase family 16 protein, yielding MKKTILLLLCFPTGSIFAQSAKSGNTLQLLGTRSWIRVNLPVQKDTSSKLYWSTENTKPASPNATINNSEAFYIQNVKPETLYYVWAETPQGLQKQTVRTTKKWTLDTSELRELNTNPSSEAVPQGMKIFWQDEFNDKLLNKNKWTTNYFSSLNYTSEESKKEMLAGQLPQPAYTLNGKFINLYVSDTLPKRSYNPKGGQKISSIQTYDWKSNENLLDNSRGGYFEVKVRRNSSGNPEGTNTAFWFDSPGPDLRYYLEQGTNLNGTEGIRPKGQLFEIDVFEYLNAQFVLHGHVDQKGVFQRNLATHIAEGIDHINKWVTHGILWTPTSIKHYINGKLIKAYTDKHQIYSPNHFMNVFLGSYGAKGQVNMDVDYIRAYNWPLEKGNELPDPGFEDSGSLIPWEGNGTLAPQKGIKNSTAVLLGPEQSIEQYVYLNHSTSYQLELFVKNKGNINVDIDDVTPVSGALSSIKKSEFTGNSNYSKQQIDFMTGKDQAYNMKTIRISVKNTGNSAVLLDDITIKKNK
- a CDS encoding AMP-dependent synthetase/ligase produces the protein MSAKRIFDFAHKALEKYPKEDAFATKKNGEWIKTSTLQYITQANKISRGLIKLGIKPGDKIGLISHNNRTEWAIMDIGMSQIGVISVPVYPTISEEDYEYIFNNAEIKYCFVSDKELYNKLISVQPKISSLMGVFAFDDVKGAPNWKEILDLGEDDSTQTEIEDIANTIKTDDIATLIYTSGTTGRPKGVALTHENIVSNVLNSNPRIPEVKIDYKEMKCLSFLPLCHVFERMLLYLYQHNGYSIYFAESIDKVGDNLKEVKPQFMTVVPRLVEKVYDKIYNTGTSAGGMKTKIFLWALSLVEDYDLGKNLGIKGWIADKLVFTKWREGLGGNIVALVSGSAALSPRLNRIFHGAGIPILEGYGLTETSPVIAVNSFKHRKFGTVGWPIENAEVKIAEDGEILVKGTSVFKGYYMDEEKTKEAFTEDGYFKTGDIGFIDDEGFLKITDRKKEMFKTSGGKYIAPQVIENSAKASKFIEQIMVIGDGEKMPAAFIQPDFLFVKAWAERKGLNIGSTNEEIAANEDVKQRIAQEIEALNKHLGKWEQIKKFELTPIVWSIDEGLLTPTLKLKRKIIKEKFIDLYNKIYEH